In Desulfosudis oleivorans Hxd3, the DNA window ACAAAATTTTCAGGCGACCGCTTGCGGACTTTCTTGCCAAAAATGTTGTGACAGTAGACACAGTGATAGGGGCAGGCACGGGAGCTGATGATATGGGTGTAGGCCTTTTTTGCCAGCACGCCGTTCATCTCCGGGTGGTTTCCCCAGTAGCGCCGAATGTCGATCGCCTCATAATCGGGGAAAGGAACGGCATCCAGATCTTCGATATAGGGCTCTCTTTCATTGCACGCCACGGCGTCGGCTCCCCGGCAGGCAATACCCTTTACCGACTGAACATCCCCCTCCTCAATCACGGTTCGCACGAGATTTAAAAAAACCCGCTCGCCCTCGCCGATAACCGCTACATCCACCTCCCGGTGCCGGTCCAGAATATCGGCATAATGGTAGGTGGCATAGGGGCCGCCCACAACGATAAGGGCGCCGGGCGCATGGGCACGGATCACGGGAAGATAGGTATCCAGAAACGCGCGGTTAAAGGTCAGCAGGCTGATGCCCACCACCTGTGGAGAAAAACCGGTCAGCATGGAGACCAGTTCGGCCCGGCGATGCCGGGAGAGGCGCAGGTCGATAAATTTCGTATCCACGGCGCCGGCAAGATGATGCCGCAGATAGGAGAGCAGGTACAGGGGGCCGATGGGCACATCAACGATGGCGGGCCGAACATTTGTATAGGGCTTGATCAGCAGTACCCTGGTCGGGCCGTCCATCTTTTGATTGTCTCCTTTTTCCTTCCGCCACACCGTGTCGTAAGCGCCGGCACACCACTGGTGAGGACTCTACCACTTTTTTGTCCCTGATGCCAGCCGTCGTCCCAATTACCTGCCGGCAACAAAAAAAGGGTTTTCGACAGTCCCGAAAACCCCGATGTGTATGTGGCGCGCCTGAAGGGATTCGAACCCCTGGCCTACGGATTAGAAGTCCGTTGCTCTATCCAGCTGAGCTACAGGCGCGGGTAACCCGGATATTTCACGGGTTGATTTGGCCGCAGATGCAAGACGCGGGGCATAAAGCTGTAGTCAATCTACCGCGAATGTCCCGCAACACAGTCCCGCCCATGGCGGGATCAAGGCAACTCGCCCGAAGGGTGAAAATTTCCGACATACAATTGATATAAAATACCTCAAGCCGCTCATGACAGTCTGTATTTTCAAAAACCATCTGAATTTTATTCTAACCGCTTGTGTTTGGTACGAGCATCCATCCATGTCGAAAATTTTCATGAAATGTTCGGGTTAAAGCGTGTTCCTATCATACCACACCCCCCGTGTCCATCAACAAATTTACCCCGGAAAACTCCTTGTACGCCGGCCTGAATTAAGGTAGGATAATCGGGTAACATCGTTTATTGGAATAAGAAATCCGGTATTTCACAAAGGTCGCCCTGCTGCAAATGCACGGCCGGTCACGCAGTACCTGAAACGCAAGCCACCGGCCGGAAAGACATTCTCCGTACACCCCGAAAACAAAAACAGGCCGTGCGCGCACCGGCCGGTAATAACGAATATGACCGACAAATCATCAGCTTCCGCAAAACCGGCCCGCAAGGCCGGCCCGGCATCAAAAACCGCAAAGGCGCTGGTGCCTGTTTCCGGGGCCGGCAAAAGCCTGGTCAAGTACGATCCGCTGCAGCGTTACCTGAAAGAGGTCTCAAGGTACAATCTGCTGACCCGGGAGCAGGAGATCGAGCTGGGCAAACGCGTCCAGGAAGAGGGCGACGAGGAAGCCGCCTATATTCTGGCCACCTCCAACCTGCGGCTGGTGGTCAAAATCGCCCTGGAGTTCCAGCGTGTGTGGATGCAGAACCTGCTGGACCTCATTCAGGAAGGCAACATCGGCCTGATGCACGCGGTGCAGAAGTTTGATCCCTACAAGAACGTCAAGTTTTCCTATTATGCCTCCTTCTGGATCAAAGCCTACATTCTCAAGTTTGTGATGGACAACTGGCGCTTGGTCAAAATCGGCACCACCCAGAACCAGCGCAAGCTTTTTTTCAGGCTGAAAAAAGAGAAACAGGCCCTCATCGACCAGGGATTCGAGCCCCGGCCGAAACTCCTGGCCGAGCGGCTGGGCGTTCCCCAGAAGGAAGTAATCAACATGGAGCAGCGCCTGGACATGTGGGACCTCTCCCTGGACGAGCCGGTGAGCCACGATTCAGACACGCAGAAAGGCGATCTGCTGGACATTAACAACACCCAGCCCGTCGACGAGCAGGTAGGAGACAAGGCCCTGCGGCAGCTGGTGGGGGAGCACCTGGTGGAATTCAAAAAAACACTGACACCCAGGGAGCGCGATATATTTAAAACAAGAATCTATACAGACCAGCCCATGACTCTTCAGGATATTGGCGAGCGTTACGCGATTTCAAGGGAGCGGGTTCGCCAGCTTGAAGTCAATATCATCAAGAAGATGCGGGATTTTTTCAAGGAAAAGATTCCCGATTTTGATCAATACACCACGGATACGCACTGACATATGATCCGACATCTTTTCATCGCCGCTGCTTTAACCTTCCTGCTGACCGCCGGATGCCCGGCGCCGGTCACCACCCTGCAAAAGGGCGGTCCGGCAAAACCGGCCCGCACCCCGTCGGCCAACAGTTACTATCTTTTCACCCAGGCCCAGATTGAAAAAGAGAAAGGGAGCCTGGATTCGGCCACTGCCTGGATGACCAGGGCCGTGGCCGCGGACCCGGACTCGGCCTACCTGAAAAGAGAGCTGGCCATTCTCTTTTTGATGAAAAAGGAGAACGACCGGGCACGGCAGACGGTTGAACAGCTGC includes these proteins:
- a CDS encoding sigma-70 family RNA polymerase sigma factor, with the protein product MTDKSSASAKPARKAGPASKTAKALVPVSGAGKSLVKYDPLQRYLKEVSRYNLLTREQEIELGKRVQEEGDEEAAYILATSNLRLVVKIALEFQRVWMQNLLDLIQEGNIGLMHAVQKFDPYKNVKFSYYASFWIKAYILKFVMDNWRLVKIGTTQNQRKLFFRLKKEKQALIDQGFEPRPKLLAERLGVPQKEVINMEQRLDMWDLSLDEPVSHDSDTQKGDLLDINNTQPVDEQVGDKALRQLVGEHLVEFKKTLTPRERDIFKTRIYTDQPMTLQDIGERYAISRERVRQLEVNIIKKMRDFFKEKIPDFDQYTTDTH
- a CDS encoding B12-binding domain-containing radical SAM protein — its product is MDGPTRVLLIKPYTNVRPAIVDVPIGPLYLLSYLRHHLAGAVDTKFIDLRLSRHRRAELVSMLTGFSPQVVGISLLTFNRAFLDTYLPVIRAHAPGALIVVGGPYATYHYADILDRHREVDVAVIGEGERVFLNLVRTVIEEGDVQSVKGIACRGADAVACNEREPYIEDLDAVPFPDYEAIDIRRYWGNHPEMNGVLAKKAYTHIISSRACPYHCVYCHNIFGKKVRKRSPENFVVEIELLYHQYGVREFQIIDDIFNIDRPRMHDILRRIMSSGMKIKIAFPNGLRGDLLTHEDIDLLQAAGAYMITLAIETASVRMQKIIRKHLDIPRVMDNIAYAASRGLIVKGYFMIGFPGETVEEMKQTIDLAVKSKLDLAHFFTVIPFEGTELAEMARALYPDVGREVATHYLPARPFYQEATGYNLNRLQKTAYLRFYGSLRTVRTFLKIPRKLHRLQRWAAFALDVFRA